The proteins below are encoded in one region of Engystomops pustulosus chromosome 8, aEngPut4.maternal, whole genome shotgun sequence:
- the TBR1 gene encoding T-box brain protein 1, with protein MQLDPCISPSMMLSKKFLSVSSTFPHPGAPDLHEHPIISTADNLERSSPLKKTSRGMTNQSDADTFPDSKEAAGDGQRSKLSPVLDGVSELRHNFDGCAAERYLLPQSSQSQSSAAPSTMFPYPAQHGPAHHPAFSIGSPGRYMAHHPVISNGAYNSLLGNASPGSAYPGSGYPYSQQYGHSYQGAPFYQFSSAQPGLVPGKAQVYLCNRPLWLKFHRHQTEMIITKQGRRMFPFLSFNISGLDPTAHYNIFVDVILADPNHWRFQGGKWVPCGKADTNVQGNRVYMHPDSPNTGAHWMRQEISFGKMKLTNNKGASNNNGQMVVLQSLHKYQPRLHVVEVNEDGTEDTSQPGRVQTFTFPETQFIAVTAYQNTDITQLKIDHNPFAKGFRDNYDTIYTGCDLDRLTPSPNDSPRSQIVPGARYSMASSFLQDQFVSNYAKSRFHPPGSMAGPGTDRSVPHTNGLLSPQQGEDPGAPSPQRWFVTPANNRLDFTAASAYDTATDFAGNAATLLSYAAAGVKALPLSTAACAGRPLGYYSDPTGWGARSPPQYCTKTGSVLSCWAPGTRVGSSNPYLSGTEEADTLAADRSPLGEDTKPKDLSDSSWIETPPSIKSMDSSDSGIYEQAKRRRLSPSDTAVSGSSSPLKSEVLPSRDCEKNCAKDLGYYGFYTHT; from the exons ATGCAGTTGGATCCTTGCATCTCTCCCTCTATGATGCTCTCCAAGAAATTCCTGAGTGTGAGCAGCACTTTCCCCCATCCTGGAGCCCCCGATCTACATGAACATCCCATTATCTCCACTGCTGACAACCTGGAGAGAAGTTCACCTCTGAAAAAAACTAGCAGGGGGATGACGAATCAGTCAGATGCAGACACTTTCCCTGACTCCAAGGAGGCagcaggggatggacagaggagTAAGCTGTCTCCTGTCTTGGATGGGGTCTCTGAGCTTCGTCACAATTTCGATGGATGTGCAGCAGAGCGCTAtctcctccctcagtccagtcAGTCCCAGTCTTCTGCAGCTCCCAGCACTATGTTCCCTTATCCCGCGCAGCATGGACCGGCCCACCACCCGGCCTTCTCCATCGGCAGCCCCGGCCGCTACATGGCCCATCACCCGGTCATCAGCAATGGAGCCTACAACAGCCTCCTGGGCAATGCCTCCCCGGGCAGCGCCTACCCCGGCAGCGGATACCCCTACAGCCAGCAGTACGGGCACTCCTACCAGGGGGCACCCTTCTACCAGTTCTCCAGCGCCCAGCCTGGACTGGTGCCCGGCAAGGCTCAGGTCTACCTATGTAACAGACCCCTATGGCTCAAGTTCCACAGGCACCAGACTGAGATGATCATCACCAAGCAGGGCAG GCGCATGTTCCCCTTCCTGAGTTTTAACATCTCTGGTCTGGACCCTACTGCACATTATAATATTTTTGTAGATGTGATTCTTGCTGATCCCAATCACTGGAGATTTCAAGGGGGCAAATGGGTTCCTTGTGGCAAAGCGGACACCAATGTGCAAG GTAACAGGGTTTACATGCACCCGGATTCCCCCAACACAGGAGCCCACTGGATGCGCCAGGAGATCTCATTTGGGAAGATGAAACTTACTAACAATAAGGGGGCCTCCAACAACAATGGACAG ATGGTTGTGTTACAATCCCTGCACAAGTACCAGCCCCGGCTCCATGTGGTGGAGGTGAATGAGGATGGCACAGAGGATACCAGTCAGCCTGGCAGAGTGCAGACCTTTACCTTCCCGGAGACACAGTTTATTGCTGTCACTGCCTACCAGAATACAGAT ATAACCCAACTAAAAATCGACCATAATCCCTTTGCCAAAGGATTTCGGGATAACTATGACAC GATCTATACAGGTTGTGATCTGGACCGCTTAACCCCATCCCCCAATGACTCCCCCAGGTCTCAGATAGTCCCGGGTGCCCGCTACTCTATGGCCAGCTCCTTCCTCCAGGACCAGTTTGTCAGTAACTATGCCAAGTCTCGCTTCCACCCCCCAGGATCTATGGCAGGGCCAGGTACAGACCGCAGCGTCCCACACACCAATGGGCTCCTTTCCCCCCAGCAGGGTGAGGACCCGggggccccttctcctcagcGCTGGTTCGTCACCCCGGCTAATAACAGACTGGACTTTACCGCGGCATCTGCCTACGACACAGCCACAGACTTTGCCGGTAACGCCGCCACTTTGTTGTCTTACGCGGCGGCGGGAGTTAAGGCTCTTCCTCTGTCCACTGCCGCCTGCGCGGGGCGCCCCCTTGGTTACTACAGTGATCCTACTGGATGGGGAGCGCGGAGCCCACCCCAATACTGCACCAAAACCGGATCCGTATTGTCCTGCTGGGCCCCAGGGACCAGAGTCGGATCCTCAAACCCCTACTTGTCCGGTACAGAGGAAGCCGACACCTTAGCGGCAGATAGATCCCCACTGGGAGAGGACACCAAACCCAAAGACCTATCTGACTCCAGCTGGATCGAAACACCTCCCTCAATCAAGTCCATGGACTCCTCAGACTCTGGAATTTATGAGCAGGCAAAGAGAAGGCGACTTTCCCCCTCAGATACCGCTGTGTCTGGTAGTTCCTCACCTCTCAAAAGTGAAGTTCTGCCCTCTAGAGACTGTGAGAAGAACTGTGCCAAAGACCTTGGTTATTATGGCTTCTACACCCACACCTAA